Proteins from a genomic interval of Lycium ferocissimum isolate CSIRO_LF1 chromosome 2, AGI_CSIRO_Lferr_CH_V1, whole genome shotgun sequence:
- the LOC132040916 gene encoding pentatricopeptide repeat-containing protein At4g19890 isoform X1, translating to MISFTFHRFYKLYHFTPSTTLLNGHIFTFFNPSWCHTQINCFTTNPLPLSCSNFDSVVKRVCSLVCDSYCKVQENSHFKATLPKLKLPIDSEYLSQEQAITVVASLADEGGSMLALSFFYWAMGYVKFRHFMRLYIVLAMYLIKNGNFERAHEVMHFMLRNFCEIGMLKEATDMVFEMQNQGLILNAQSLNSVVSVANEMGYVEMAEKVFGEMCDRGVWPDSFCFESMVVAYCRIGRVVEADRWLSAMLERGFLVDNATCTLITSVYCEKGSVNRALRVFDKLIELGLAPNVINYTCLINGLCKKGIIKHAFELLEEMVRKGLKPNVFTHTVLIDGLCKKGWMDKAFRLFLKLVKSDNYKPNVHTYTAMIAGYCKQEKMNRAEMLLSRMQEQELVPNTNTYTALIDGYCKVGNFDVAYEFLRVMDEKGLAPNIFTYNAVIDGLCKKGRVQEAYKMLKKGIQSGISPDLVTYTILISQSCKLADNRQAFALFGKMVKAGISPDMYTYTTLISSLCRQKKMKDSEKLFDEAVSLGLIPTKETCTSMICGYCRDKSVAMAKKYFQRMGEYGCAPDSLTYGALISGLCKELKLDDARELYNTMIDKGIPPCEVTRLTVAYEYCKNNEPTIAMHLLDRLDKKLWIRTVSTLVRKLCSEKNVDVAALFFHKLLDKQQSTDRVTLAAFMSACYESNNYDLVSSMNERITKDFVDPPTPRHVIHSGRREY from the exons atgatttcctttacttttCATCGTTTCTACAAACTTTACCATTTTACACCTTCTACCACACTCCTCAATGGccatatatttactttttttaacCCCTCTTGGTGCCACACTCAAATTAATTGTTTTACAACAAACCCATTGCCTTTATCTTGTTCAAATTTTGATTCAGTTGTCAAAAGGGTATGTTCTTTAGTATGTGATTCATATTgtaaagttcaagaaaatagcCATTTTAAAGCCACACTTCCTAAATTGAAATTGCCTATAGATTCTGAGTATTTGAGTCAAGAACAGGCTATAACTGTTGTTGCATCACTAGCTGATGAAGGAGGGTCAATGTTGGCATTGAGTTTCTTTTATTGGGCTATGGGGTATGTGAAATTTAGGCAttttatgaggctttatatagtTTTAGCTATGTATTTGATTAAAAATGGAAACTTTGAGAGAGCCCATGAAGTTATGCATTTTATGTTGAGGAATTTTTGTGAGATTGGTATGTTAAAAGAGGCTACAGATATGGTGTTTGAGATGCAAAATCAAGGTTTGATTTTGAATGCTCAGAGTTTGAATTCTGTTGTTAGTGTTGCTAATGAGATGGGCTATGTTGAGATGGCTGAGAAGGTGTTTGGTGAAATGTGTGATAGAGGGGTTTGGCCTGATTCGTTTTGTTTCGAGTCGATGGTTGTTGCTTATTGTAGGATTGGAAGAGTTGTAGAGGCTGATAGGTGGTTGAGTGCAATGCTAGAAAGGGGGTTTCTTGTTGATAATGCGACGTGTACTTTGATCACGAGTGTTTATTGTGAAAAGGGGTCTGTTAATAGAGCATTGCGGGTTTTTGATAAACTGATTGAATTGGGGTTGGCTCCGAACGTTATCAATTATACGTGTTTGATAAATGGATTGTGTAAGAAAGGGATAATTAAGCATGCGTTTGAGTTGTTAGAGGAAATGGTTAGAAAAGGTTTGAAACCGAATGTTTTCACTCATACTGTATTGATTGATGGTCTTTGCAAGAAGGGATGGATGGATAAGGCATTTAGACTATTCCTAAAACTTGTGAAGAGTGACAATTACAAGCCTAATGTGCATACATATACAGCTATGATAGCTGGATACTGCAAACAGGAAAAAATGAATCGTGCAGAGATGCTTCTAAGCAGAATGCAAGAACAAGAGTTGGTCCCTAATACCAACACCTACACTGCTCTCATTGATGGGTACTGTAAAGTAGGAAACtttgatgttgcttatgagttctTGCGCGTGATGGATGAAAAAGGTTTGGCGCCTAACATTTTTACGTATAACGCAGTCATTGATGGTCTATGTAAAAAGGGAAGGGTTCAGGAGGCTTACAAGATGCTGAAGAAAGGTATACAAAGTGGAATCTCTCCAGATTTAGTAACTTACACCATTCTCATATCTCAAAGCTGCAAGTTAGCAGATAACAGACAAGCTTTTGCCCTCTTTGGTAAGATGGTCAAAGCTGGTATCAGCCCTGATATGTATACGTACACCACATTAATTTCTTCCTTGTGTAggcaaaagaaaatgaaagacaGTGAAAAGCTCTTTGATGAGGCTGTAAGTTTAGGTTTGATACCTACCAAAGAGACTTGTACTTCCATGATATGCGGATATTGTAGAGATAAAAGTGTGGCCATGGCCAAGAAGTACTTCCAGAGGATGGGAGAATATGGTTGTGCACCTGATAGCCTCACTTATGGTGCTCTGATTAGTGGGCTTTGTAAGGAATTGAAGTTAGATGACGCTAGAGAACTTTACAATACAATGATTGATAAAGGAATTCCCCCATGTGAAGTAACACGGCTGACTGTAGCTTATGAGTATTGCAAGAACAATGAACCAACCATTGCGATGCACCTCTTAGATAGATTAGACAAAAAACTTTGGATCCGAACCGTATCTACCCTAGTCAGGAAGCTCTGCAGTGAAAAGAATGTGGATGTAGCTGCTCTATTTTTCCATAAACTGCTAGACAAACAACAGAGTACAGATCGAGTAACTCTTGCAGCATTTATGTCTGCTTGCTACGAAAGCAATAACTATGACCTTGTTTCTAGTATGAATGAGAGGATAACAAAAGATTTTG TTGATCCTCCTACTCCACGTCACGTCATTCATTCAGGACGGAGGGAATATTAG
- the LOC132040916 gene encoding pentatricopeptide repeat-containing protein At4g19890 isoform X2, with protein sequence MISFTFHRFYKLYHFTPSTTLLNGHIFTFFNPSWCHTQINCFTTNPLPLSCSNFDSVVKRVCSLVCDSYCKVQENSHFKATLPKLKLPIDSEYLSQEQAITVVASLADEGGSMLALSFFYWAMGYVKFRHFMRLYIVLAMYLIKNGNFERAHEVMHFMLRNFCEIGMLKEATDMVFEMQNQGLILNAQSLNSVVSVANEMGYVEMAEKVFGEMCDRGVWPDSFCFESMVVAYCRIGRVVEADRWLSAMLERGFLVDNATCTLITSVYCEKGSVNRALRVFDKLIELGLAPNVINYTCLINGLCKKGIIKHAFELLEEMVRKGLKPNVFTHTVLIDGLCKKGWMDKAFRLFLKLVKSDNYKPNVHTYTAMIAGYCKQEKMNRAEMLLSRMQEQELVPNTNTYTALIDGYCKVGNFDVAYEFLRVMDEKGLAPNIFTYNAVIDGLCKKGRVQEAYKMLKKGIQSGISPDLVTYTILISQSCKLADNRQAFALFGKMVKAGISPDMYTYTTLISSLCRQKKMKDSEKLFDEAVSLGLIPTKETCTSMICGYCRDKSVAMAKKYFQRMGEYGCAPDSLTYGALISGLCKELKLDDARELYNTMIDKGIPPCEVTRLTVAYEYCKNNEPTIAMHLLDRLDKKLWIRTVSTLVRKLCSEKNVDVAALFFHKLLDKQQSTDRVTLAAFMSACYESNNYDLVSSMNERITKDFGEPMAE encoded by the exons atgatttcctttacttttCATCGTTTCTACAAACTTTACCATTTTACACCTTCTACCACACTCCTCAATGGccatatatttactttttttaacCCCTCTTGGTGCCACACTCAAATTAATTGTTTTACAACAAACCCATTGCCTTTATCTTGTTCAAATTTTGATTCAGTTGTCAAAAGGGTATGTTCTTTAGTATGTGATTCATATTgtaaagttcaagaaaatagcCATTTTAAAGCCACACTTCCTAAATTGAAATTGCCTATAGATTCTGAGTATTTGAGTCAAGAACAGGCTATAACTGTTGTTGCATCACTAGCTGATGAAGGAGGGTCAATGTTGGCATTGAGTTTCTTTTATTGGGCTATGGGGTATGTGAAATTTAGGCAttttatgaggctttatatagtTTTAGCTATGTATTTGATTAAAAATGGAAACTTTGAGAGAGCCCATGAAGTTATGCATTTTATGTTGAGGAATTTTTGTGAGATTGGTATGTTAAAAGAGGCTACAGATATGGTGTTTGAGATGCAAAATCAAGGTTTGATTTTGAATGCTCAGAGTTTGAATTCTGTTGTTAGTGTTGCTAATGAGATGGGCTATGTTGAGATGGCTGAGAAGGTGTTTGGTGAAATGTGTGATAGAGGGGTTTGGCCTGATTCGTTTTGTTTCGAGTCGATGGTTGTTGCTTATTGTAGGATTGGAAGAGTTGTAGAGGCTGATAGGTGGTTGAGTGCAATGCTAGAAAGGGGGTTTCTTGTTGATAATGCGACGTGTACTTTGATCACGAGTGTTTATTGTGAAAAGGGGTCTGTTAATAGAGCATTGCGGGTTTTTGATAAACTGATTGAATTGGGGTTGGCTCCGAACGTTATCAATTATACGTGTTTGATAAATGGATTGTGTAAGAAAGGGATAATTAAGCATGCGTTTGAGTTGTTAGAGGAAATGGTTAGAAAAGGTTTGAAACCGAATGTTTTCACTCATACTGTATTGATTGATGGTCTTTGCAAGAAGGGATGGATGGATAAGGCATTTAGACTATTCCTAAAACTTGTGAAGAGTGACAATTACAAGCCTAATGTGCATACATATACAGCTATGATAGCTGGATACTGCAAACAGGAAAAAATGAATCGTGCAGAGATGCTTCTAAGCAGAATGCAAGAACAAGAGTTGGTCCCTAATACCAACACCTACACTGCTCTCATTGATGGGTACTGTAAAGTAGGAAACtttgatgttgcttatgagttctTGCGCGTGATGGATGAAAAAGGTTTGGCGCCTAACATTTTTACGTATAACGCAGTCATTGATGGTCTATGTAAAAAGGGAAGGGTTCAGGAGGCTTACAAGATGCTGAAGAAAGGTATACAAAGTGGAATCTCTCCAGATTTAGTAACTTACACCATTCTCATATCTCAAAGCTGCAAGTTAGCAGATAACAGACAAGCTTTTGCCCTCTTTGGTAAGATGGTCAAAGCTGGTATCAGCCCTGATATGTATACGTACACCACATTAATTTCTTCCTTGTGTAggcaaaagaaaatgaaagacaGTGAAAAGCTCTTTGATGAGGCTGTAAGTTTAGGTTTGATACCTACCAAAGAGACTTGTACTTCCATGATATGCGGATATTGTAGAGATAAAAGTGTGGCCATGGCCAAGAAGTACTTCCAGAGGATGGGAGAATATGGTTGTGCACCTGATAGCCTCACTTATGGTGCTCTGATTAGTGGGCTTTGTAAGGAATTGAAGTTAGATGACGCTAGAGAACTTTACAATACAATGATTGATAAAGGAATTCCCCCATGTGAAGTAACACGGCTGACTGTAGCTTATGAGTATTGCAAGAACAATGAACCAACCATTGCGATGCACCTCTTAGATAGATTAGACAAAAAACTTTGGATCCGAACCGTATCTACCCTAGTCAGGAAGCTCTGCAGTGAAAAGAATGTGGATGTAGCTGCTCTATTTTTCCATAAACTGCTAGACAAACAACAGAGTACAGATCGAGTAACTCTTGCAGCATTTATGTCTGCTTGCTACGAAAGCAATAACTATGACCTTGTTTCTAGTATGAATGAGAGGATAACAAAAGATTTTG GAGAACCTATGGCAGAGTGA